A single region of the Roseivivax sp. THAF197b genome encodes:
- a CDS encoding ATP-binding protein — translation MYPRFAKARVEEALSDTRVVLISGPRQSGKTTLATEIASDKTPFLTLDDANVLRSAIDDPVGFVRGLDRAVIDEIQRAPDLLLAIKNLVDDDKTPGRFLLTGSANLMTIPKVADSLAGRMEVVRLLPLSQAEIIGTKSGFIDRAFAREMPTADHMIVGDDLVENVLSGGYPEALGRVRWARKQDWYHGYLDAIVQRDVRDVAQIEQLAIMPKLMSVLAEHSGQLVNYTGIGASIDLNHVTTQKYVSVFESLYLVHTLQPWFTNRLKRLTKSPKLHFFDAGLLAAMRDISPDVVRKDKTSFGAILETFVFGELRKIATWSEQRCTFSHFRDKDKNEVDIVLENRRGEVVGIEVKSSATVSASDFSGMRKLADACGKKFAQGMILYDHDRVVPFGENMFAAPLSCLWGRS, via the coding sequence ATGTACCCAAGATTTGCCAAGGCTAGAGTGGAAGAGGCGCTGTCCGACACCCGCGTGGTCCTCATCTCGGGGCCGCGTCAATCCGGTAAAACGACACTTGCAACCGAAATCGCGTCGGACAAGACACCCTTTCTGACACTGGACGATGCCAACGTATTGCGGTCGGCGATCGATGATCCGGTCGGTTTCGTCCGCGGATTGGACCGCGCAGTAATCGATGAAATCCAACGCGCACCCGACCTTCTACTCGCCATTAAGAACTTGGTCGATGACGACAAGACACCGGGGAGGTTCCTCCTGACAGGTTCGGCCAATCTCATGACCATTCCCAAAGTGGCGGATTCCCTTGCCGGCCGAATGGAGGTCGTTCGATTGTTGCCACTCTCGCAAGCAGAAATCATTGGGACGAAATCGGGGTTCATTGATCGGGCCTTTGCGCGGGAGATGCCGACGGCAGACCACATGATTGTCGGTGACGACCTCGTTGAAAACGTCCTCTCCGGAGGGTATCCAGAAGCGCTCGGTCGAGTGCGATGGGCGCGAAAGCAGGATTGGTATCACGGGTATCTTGATGCGATCGTCCAGCGCGACGTCCGAGACGTGGCCCAGATCGAACAACTTGCCATCATGCCGAAACTGATGTCGGTGCTTGCCGAGCACTCAGGACAGCTAGTCAATTATACTGGCATCGGTGCCAGCATCGACCTCAATCATGTCACCACACAAAAGTATGTGAGTGTTTTCGAGAGCCTCTATCTCGTTCACACCCTGCAGCCCTGGTTCACGAACCGTCTAAAACGCCTGACCAAGTCGCCCAAGCTCCATTTTTTCGATGCGGGCCTCTTGGCAGCAATGCGGGATATTTCGCCAGATGTAGTCCGAAAAGACAAAACGAGCTTTGGCGCGATCCTAGAGACGTTCGTGTTCGGTGAGTTGCGGAAGATCGCGACGTGGAGCGAACAGAGGTGCACATTCTCGCATTTCCGAGACAAGGACAAGAACGAGGTCGACATCGTATTGGAGAACCGACGAGGTGAGGTCGTCGGGATCGAGGTGAAGTCGTCCGCCACCGTTTCGGCAAGTGATTTTTCGGGAATGCGAAAACTAGCGGACGCCTGCGGCAAGAAATTCGCCCAAGGCATGATACTCTACGACCATGACCGGGTCGTACCGTTCGGCGAAAACATGTTCGCTGCTCCGCTCTCATGCCTGTGGGGTCGCTCATGA
- a CDS encoding DUF2493 domain-containing protein: MAYDTANTYETIELYGLTEKDAQLPIPEDHILTDHIIRESFEALLGQLRGTGLEAEIEPLAHGLATILQRRKVALSKEVDRTADKIGALAKSHDGSEIAETALEEAQARFLQLREIVSAIEVMSEAAAECYEIETGHAFIPAAGSRASVRAQETGAVFEARQLLEQHDRETAEKSKVEGVPLIVSGATDWTDVDVIFDTLDKVRERIKQNRNQEIFLCHKGGKHGAEMIAARWARARGVAQARFDPRWSAHGRAAPFKCNDEMLDDKFAATGVVLFGGNGVALNLGQKAEAKGLTVMRVAGPAKKTAET, from the coding sequence ATGGCTTACGACACCGCTAACACCTATGAGACTATCGAACTTTACGGACTAACCGAGAAGGACGCGCAGCTGCCGATCCCCGAGGATCACATCCTGACCGACCACATCATCCGCGAGAGCTTCGAGGCTTTGCTCGGGCAGCTGCGCGGGACCGGCCTCGAAGCGGAAATCGAACCGCTGGCCCATGGGCTCGCCACGATCCTGCAGCGCCGCAAGGTGGCACTCAGCAAGGAGGTCGACCGCACCGCCGACAAGATCGGCGCGCTGGCAAAATCCCACGACGGATCGGAGATCGCCGAGACCGCGCTCGAAGAAGCGCAGGCGCGCTTTTTGCAGCTGCGCGAGATCGTCAGCGCCATCGAGGTGATGAGCGAGGCTGCGGCGGAATGCTACGAGATCGAAACGGGCCACGCCTTCATCCCGGCAGCCGGGTCGCGGGCGAGTGTCCGGGCGCAAGAGACCGGGGCGGTCTTCGAGGCCCGGCAGCTGCTCGAACAGCACGACCGTGAGACCGCTGAGAAGTCGAAAGTCGAGGGGGTGCCCCTGATCGTCTCGGGCGCCACCGACTGGACCGATGTCGATGTGATCTTCGACACGCTCGACAAGGTTCGCGAACGGATCAAGCAGAACCGCAACCAGGAGATCTTCCTCTGCCACAAAGGTGGCAAGCACGGGGCTGAGATGATTGCAGCCCGGTGGGCGCGCGCACGAGGTGTCGCGCAGGCGCGCTTCGATCCGCGCTGGTCCGCGCATGGGAGGGCGGCACCGTTCAAGTGCAACGACGAGATGTTGGACGACAAGTTCGCCGCGACTGGGGTTGTTCTCTTCGGCGGCAACGGGGTGGCGCTGAACCTCGGGCAAAAGGCGGAAGCGAAAGGCCTGACGGTCATGCGGGTTGCGGGCCCGGCAAAGAAGACCGCGGAGACGTGA
- a CDS encoding helix-turn-helix domain-containing protein: MSRTKRLTEIEKMQIVREAAEGVSTSELAARFGVTSRAVRYVLKADAERQTDAAIPVSAVSVKVTAAELAALDEVLAAAGIESRAEGLRRLIQAAGGVFVPDAQMAAEMARYRASLHEVGNGVAQIAKQMTQANRRGQGAVGGTSAEFTELRLAQMRGLARFILDSADEIDLLLRRRRDAMQLQATAALREFAHAAE; encoded by the coding sequence ATGTCCCGAACAAAACGCCTGACAGAGATCGAGAAGATGCAGATCGTCCGCGAGGCCGCGGAGGGTGTGTCGACGTCCGAGCTGGCTGCGCGGTTCGGTGTTACATCGCGCGCCGTGCGCTACGTGTTGAAAGCCGATGCCGAGCGCCAGACGGATGCTGCGATCCCGGTCTCAGCAGTCAGTGTGAAGGTCACGGCTGCGGAGCTGGCGGCGCTCGATGAAGTGCTGGCCGCCGCTGGGATCGAGAGCCGGGCCGAGGGGCTGCGGCGGCTCATTCAGGCGGCGGGTGGGGTGTTTGTTCCGGACGCGCAGATGGCGGCAGAGATGGCGCGCTACCGCGCCTCGTTGCACGAGGTTGGCAATGGGGTCGCGCAGATCGCCAAGCAGATGACGCAGGCCAACCGGCGGGGGCAGGGGGCCGTGGGGGGCACGAGTGCCGAGTTCACCGAATTGCGCCTCGCGCAGATGCGCGGGCTGGCGCGGTTCATTCTGGATTCCGCGGACGAGATCGATCTGCTTCTGCGCCGCCGTCGGGACGCGATGCAGCTGCAGGCCACGGCCGCGCTGAGGGAGTTTGCGCATGCGGCTGAATGA
- a CDS encoding relaxase/mobilization nuclease domain-containing protein: protein MRLNDAVDAVTGEVFRDGWSRIRGSMQGLHVAKQKQLMRAAAGHRPAVFKAIRGGGTHTKSQLANQLDYLTTKSTHIVDSSGFLDGKAKLEAGDIKDLTERFAKRWDAGFKPKLGQTTHMLMSFPIGTRGEDVRDIATDVAERFFQSDAGHFDYIIAVHEDRDHPHAHLVLNRRSQEGEFFFLGRNHRFNYDDFRLAMVEEAEKYGVRLEATRRVDRGVVHYPAPTREVYAAKEEGRAPRERERVGADLNRTLAEIANTRTVYHSLAAEASREAREDIAGALFRAGEVLAHGGQVDRTGDVYMAEDQSFEDLRSLYAEKLARVQGMIAEKSDAERPALEKRLIEIQTQVQHMQPLGLRSSTLSEAPSEGGVYSEANIQESHLERLAEPRLRSRIDAALRGTGISTSEVVARIETGASNAALEHQWIADDLSKVAEARDLNLERRADLEQARDILNDVHVELGTLLERENVLRRDGVVEAEPVSERFHYHRDAVRAMEGTIRQEMRADGLTAQQIEDRDWEVVSRAERRIETEQRAYLEAHPELLARPTDVIDRSEPYRETITDVARASGITREVDRIMEARDIRTSVADAVADDLRVRYPDMPSHLARGLGATYAAVVEIRDTEAINQVRRETEMREGLGSGTRDERLATGDETAPQSNRTGRLADEIARVLDHERAGELSAPFETEAERDAFRTEIARVLDDRQLERLTSGDADALDKVLEDRLDRLYVAKVYLQSDAATANTEALRQVVDDLADAEYEKHRIGDVDGETERGQVH from the coding sequence ATGCGGCTGAATGATGCGGTTGACGCAGTTACCGGGGAGGTTTTCCGGGATGGCTGGAGCCGGATCCGGGGCTCGATGCAGGGGCTACATGTCGCCAAGCAGAAACAGCTCATGCGCGCGGCAGCCGGGCACCGTCCGGCGGTCTTCAAGGCGATCCGGGGCGGGGGTACGCATACCAAATCACAGCTCGCAAACCAGCTCGATTACCTCACCACCAAGTCCACCCATATCGTCGACTCGAGCGGGTTTCTGGACGGCAAGGCGAAGCTCGAGGCCGGTGACATCAAGGACCTGACCGAGCGCTTTGCCAAGCGGTGGGATGCGGGCTTCAAGCCCAAGCTCGGACAGACCACGCATATGCTCATGTCCTTCCCCATCGGCACGCGGGGCGAGGATGTGCGTGACATCGCGACGGATGTGGCCGAGCGGTTCTTCCAGAGTGACGCGGGGCATTTCGACTACATCATCGCGGTGCATGAAGACCGCGATCACCCGCATGCGCATCTGGTGCTGAACCGCCGCTCGCAAGAAGGCGAGTTCTTTTTCCTCGGGCGCAACCATCGCTTCAACTATGACGATTTCCGCCTTGCCATGGTCGAGGAGGCGGAAAAGTATGGTGTACGGCTGGAGGCCACGCGGCGGGTGGATCGCGGGGTTGTGCATTACCCAGCCCCTACCCGCGAGGTTTATGCGGCGAAAGAAGAGGGTCGCGCGCCCCGCGAGCGGGAACGTGTGGGGGCCGATCTGAACCGGACGCTCGCGGAGATTGCCAATACCAGAACCGTCTACCACTCGCTTGCCGCGGAGGCTTCGCGTGAGGCCCGCGAGGATATTGCCGGAGCCCTCTTTCGCGCGGGCGAGGTGCTGGCGCATGGCGGGCAGGTGGACCGAACAGGAGATGTGTATATGGCCGAGGATCAAAGCTTTGAGGATTTGAGAAGCCTCTATGCGGAAAAGCTCGCGCGGGTGCAGGGCATGATCGCCGAGAAGTCTGACGCGGAACGTCCCGCGTTGGAAAAACGCCTCATCGAGATCCAGACACAGGTCCAACACATGCAGCCGCTCGGTTTGCGATCATCCACGCTGTCTGAGGCGCCGTCGGAGGGCGGGGTCTACTCAGAGGCAAACATCCAAGAGAGCCATCTCGAACGCCTCGCCGAGCCGCGCCTGCGCTCACGGATCGACGCGGCCCTGCGGGGTACGGGGATCAGCACATCGGAAGTGGTGGCCCGGATCGAGACGGGCGCCTCAAATGCAGCGCTCGAGCATCAATGGATCGCCGATGATCTCTCCAAGGTGGCCGAGGCACGCGATCTGAACCTCGAACGCCGCGCCGATCTGGAACAGGCGCGCGACATTCTCAACGATGTCCATGTCGAACTTGGTACGCTGTTGGAGCGGGAAAACGTGCTGCGCCGGGATGGCGTCGTGGAAGCGGAACCGGTCAGCGAACGGTTCCATTATCACCGGGACGCGGTCCGGGCGATGGAAGGGACAATCCGACAGGAGATGCGCGCAGACGGCCTAACCGCGCAGCAGATCGAGGACCGGGACTGGGAGGTTGTCTCAAGGGCGGAGCGCCGGATCGAGACGGAGCAGCGCGCGTATCTCGAGGCGCACCCGGAGCTGCTCGCACGCCCAACCGATGTGATCGACCGGTCTGAACCCTATCGGGAGACCATCACCGATGTGGCCCGCGCCAGCGGGATCACCCGCGAGGTCGACCGGATCATGGAGGCGCGCGACATTCGCACGTCCGTTGCGGATGCTGTCGCGGATGATTTGCGCGTGCGCTATCCGGACATGCCGTCCCACCTCGCCCGTGGGCTCGGCGCGACCTATGCCGCCGTTGTGGAGATCCGGGACACTGAGGCCATCAATCAGGTTCGCCGCGAAACCGAGATGCGCGAGGGGCTTGGGTCTGGCACGCGTGACGAACGTCTAGCCACCGGCGATGAAACTGCGCCGCAGTCTAACCGTACCGGCCGCCTCGCAGACGAGATTGCGCGTGTCTTGGACCATGAGCGGGCGGGGGAGTTGTCCGCGCCCTTCGAGACGGAGGCGGAGCGGGATGCTTTCCGAACCGAGATCGCGCGGGTGCTTGATGACCGTCAACTTGAGCGGCTCACATCCGGCGATGCCGATGCGTTGGACAAGGTTCTCGAGGACCGCCTCGACCGGCTCTATGTCGCCAAGGTCTATCTGCAATCGGATGCCGCGACGGCCAACACGGAGGCCTTGCGCCAGGTGGTCGATGATCTCGCCGACGCCGAGTATGAAAAACACCGCATTGGCGATGTGGATGGCGAAACCGAGCGGGGCCAGGTCCATTGA
- a CDS encoding type IV secretory system conjugative DNA transfer family protein, with amino-acid sequence MGKARIATGVLLVTLVTAAMGYTIASAVLTYQDLGFGAEIDFAYIAQNYLAIRDRRPEDAQLIHLIVGSFAAAGMMLSLALSGSALTRFGQTHWQSAREMKANGFFGAPGTGFILGKLGTPGSRAKYICSKVFPHALIVAPTGRGKTTGFVIPNLLTWQGSAVTLDVKGECFEATARHRAAQGDKVYRFAPTDWEGKRTHRYNPLLRIYQLKDPARQQMELQLLATLFLQSDNDRVQGLLKGGIDLFVAAGLLAFQRKRPTLGEIYRIAASGGNKQKEYFARGHEVDNRAAKLIFTRLASTNNDTLTSYVSLLMTSGLDQWQNPAIDEATAASDFDFRTIRKKPFSVYLVVQPLMVKPLAPLIRLFFSDLLSAMQEKDPGPDEPWPVMIMLDEFNRLGKMPIVVESIETLRTYRGHLAVVTQTIPALDEIYGENTRRALQGNAGVKLYLTPSDEKTVEELSKAVGKTTKTVVTRSQSIGKNPFEGRSQSTRTEESSLLPEDEARRLPLDEIVMVIDAQMPVRAKRIQYFDDRLFKAIHAAQTGELPFPKPEGGGSQGTLPLSMRAMPMTPPLDGPGGSEADVEAARQAADGQSSGQTEVAPKKTAPVVQAVISEEQRQMEMDFGSQVADAETMGVDNEAQMRSAVDGLDDMEAMLQEGDVEKLLAR; translated from the coding sequence ATGGGAAAAGCGCGTATCGCCACAGGCGTCCTGTTGGTGACGCTGGTGACCGCCGCCATGGGCTATACCATCGCCTCGGCGGTGCTGACCTACCAGGATCTCGGCTTCGGGGCCGAGATCGACTTTGCCTATATCGCGCAGAACTATCTGGCGATCCGCGATCGCCGCCCCGAAGATGCCCAGCTCATCCACCTGATCGTCGGCAGCTTTGCCGCCGCTGGCATGATGCTGAGCCTTGCTCTTTCGGGATCGGCCCTCACACGCTTTGGACAGACCCATTGGCAGTCTGCCCGCGAGATGAAGGCCAACGGGTTTTTCGGGGCGCCTGGGACTGGGTTCATCCTCGGCAAGCTTGGGACGCCCGGCTCCCGCGCAAAATACATTTGCTCCAAGGTCTTCCCGCATGCGCTGATCGTGGCGCCCACGGGCCGCGGCAAGACCACGGGCTTTGTCATTCCGAACCTGCTGACCTGGCAGGGCTCTGCCGTGACTCTCGATGTGAAGGGCGAGTGTTTCGAGGCCACGGCCCGGCACCGCGCCGCCCAGGGCGACAAGGTCTATCGCTTTGCCCCCACCGATTGGGAGGGCAAGCGCACGCATCGCTACAACCCGCTCCTGCGCATCTATCAACTGAAAGACCCCGCGCGCCAGCAGATGGAATTGCAGCTTCTGGCGACGCTCTTCCTGCAGAGCGACAATGACCGGGTGCAGGGCCTCCTCAAAGGCGGGATCGATCTCTTCGTGGCGGCAGGCCTGCTGGCCTTCCAGCGCAAGCGCCCGACCCTGGGCGAGATCTACCGCATCGCGGCCTCGGGCGGGAACAAGCAGAAGGAGTATTTCGCGCGGGGCCACGAGGTCGACAACAGGGCCGCCAAGCTGATCTTCACGCGGCTCGCGTCGACCAACAACGATACGCTGACCTCTTACGTTTCGCTCCTGATGACCTCGGGGCTCGATCAATGGCAGAACCCGGCCATAGACGAGGCAACGGCTGCGTCGGACTTTGATTTCCGCACGATCCGCAAGAAGCCCTTCTCGGTCTATCTCGTGGTTCAGCCGTTGATGGTGAAGCCCCTCGCGCCGCTGATCCGGCTCTTCTTCTCTGATCTCCTCTCCGCCATGCAGGAGAAGGATCCCGGGCCGGATGAGCCATGGCCCGTGATGATCATGCTCGATGAGTTCAACCGCTTGGGCAAAATGCCGATCGTGGTCGAAAGCATCGAGACCCTGCGCACCTACCGTGGCCATCTGGCCGTTGTCACCCAAACCATCCCCGCCCTCGATGAAATCTATGGAGAGAATACCCGCCGTGCGCTGCAGGGCAACGCGGGCGTGAAACTCTATCTGACGCCCTCGGATGAAAAGACCGTCGAGGAGTTGAGCAAGGCGGTCGGCAAGACCACGAAGACCGTGGTCACGCGCTCCCAGTCGATCGGCAAGAACCCTTTTGAAGGGCGCAGCCAGTCGACCCGGACCGAAGAAAGCTCCTTGCTCCCTGAAGACGAGGCGCGCCGCCTGCCGCTCGACGAGATCGTCATGGTCATCGACGCGCAAATGCCGGTGCGGGCCAAACGGATCCAGTATTTTGACGATCGGCTGTTCAAGGCGATCCACGCGGCGCAGACGGGCGAGTTGCCGTTTCCGAAGCCTGAGGGAGGGGGATCGCAAGGCACGCTGCCGCTGAGCATGCGCGCCATGCCGATGACACCGCCACTGGACGGGCCAGGCGGATCCGAGGCCGACGTTGAGGCCGCACGCCAGGCTGCTGATGGCCAATCGTCAGGGCAAACCGAGGTCGCCCCAAAGAAGACCGCGCCCGTCGTTCAAGCTGTTATCTCTGAGGAACAGCGACAGATGGAGATGGATTTTGGCAGCCAGGTTGCGGATGCCGAGACAATGGGGGTGGATAATGAGGCGCAGATGCGCTCTGCCGTTGATGGCTTGGACGATATGGAAGCGATGCTGCAGGAGGGTGATGTCGAAAAGCTGCTTGCTCGATAG
- a CDS encoding IS91 family transposase, translated as MPRPRLEIADILRAHGPAWRQANAGRVSLSQLKVMSAIEACRTEALGGHVAGCAKCGHHHIAYNSCKNRHCPKCQGPAARDWMAARAEDLLPVEYFHVVFTLPAEIAQIAFWNKKAVYGLLFKASAETLMTIAADPKRLGARVGMTSVLHTWGSALTHHPHIHMIVPGGGLSPDGTRWVASKPGFFLHVRVQSRLFRRLFLDGLQALHRAGDLAFHGELERLAQADAYAAWLAPFRKVEWVVYAKPPFGGPEAVLAYLSRYTHRVAISNHRLISADTQTVAFRWKDYRIKSGDRQKVMRLSTPEFIRRFLMHVLPDGFHRIRHYGLLASATRKATITRIRDLLGQRPTELEAHEPAEPAPLTLREPCPCCGGPMRIIEIFRRGQKPMSRAPPREQAA; from the coding sequence GTGCCCCGGCCAAGGCTGGAGATCGCTGACATCCTTCGCGCTCATGGCCCTGCGTGGCGGCAGGCCAATGCGGGACGCGTCAGCCTCTCCCAGCTCAAGGTGATGTCAGCCATCGAAGCCTGCCGGACCGAGGCTCTCGGCGGGCATGTGGCCGGGTGTGCCAAGTGTGGCCACCACCATATCGCCTACAATTCCTGCAAGAACCGCCATTGCCCGAAGTGCCAGGGGCCGGCGGCGCGCGACTGGATGGCCGCGCGCGCCGAGGACCTGTTGCCCGTGGAGTATTTCCACGTGGTCTTCACCCTGCCAGCCGAGATCGCGCAAATCGCTTTCTGGAACAAGAAGGCGGTGTATGGCCTGCTTTTCAAGGCGTCCGCAGAGACGTTGATGACCATCGCCGCCGATCCCAAGCGCCTCGGCGCCCGGGTCGGCATGACCAGCGTTCTACACACTTGGGGATCGGCGCTGACGCATCACCCCCACATCCACATGATCGTACCCGGCGGAGGCCTGTCGCCGGACGGCACCCGCTGGGTCGCCAGCAAGCCCGGGTTCTTCCTGCACGTGCGGGTGCAGTCGCGCCTGTTTCGGCGCCTGTTCCTCGACGGGTTGCAGGCGCTGCATCGCGCCGGGGACCTGGCCTTCCATGGCGAGCTCGAACGGCTGGCACAGGCAGATGCCTACGCCGCCTGGCTCGCGCCATTCCGCAAGGTCGAATGGGTTGTCTACGCCAAGCCACCGTTCGGCGGCCCCGAGGCGGTGCTGGCGTACCTGAGCCGATACACCCACCGCGTCGCGATCTCGAACCATCGCCTGATCAGCGCCGACACCCAGACTGTCGCGTTTCGATGGAAGGATTACCGCATCAAGTCCGGTGACAGGCAGAAGGTCATGCGCCTGTCGACGCCGGAGTTCATCCGTCGCTTCCTGATGCATGTCCTCCCCGACGGTTTCCACCGCATCCGGCACTACGGCTTGCTGGCCAGCGCGACACGCAAGGCCACCATCACCCGTATCCGCGACCTGCTCGGGCAGCGGCCGACCGAACTGGAAGCACATGAACCAGCTGAGCCGGCCCCGCTCACCCTGCGCGAGCCGTGCCCGTGCTGCGGTGGCCCGATGCGCATCATCGAGATATTCCGCCGCGGCCAGAAACCAATGTCGCGCGCACCGCCACGGGAGCAGGCCGCATGA
- a CDS encoding site-specific integrase — translation MTEERVSPLRQRMIEDMRIRGMGDKAQKSHIRAIKDFAAFLGRSPDTATPEDLRAYQLHMTDSGVTPSTFNVRIVALRFFFGMTCRREEMKRYMQFRTEPRKLPIVFSVEEVSDILMAAPGPGLKYRAALSISYGAGLRAAEVCNLKIGDIDSDRMLIHVEQGKGRKDRKVMLSPGLLNLLRDWWREAHPEGWLFPGKPKINPISPRQLNRAFTSAKHMAGISKPATLHTLRHSFATHLLEANTDVRVIQVLLGHAKLTTTAQYTHVATKTIRDTVSPYEMLAKLQDQTVKRSLE, via the coding sequence ATGACAGAGGAGAGAGTAAGCCCGCTTCGTCAGCGGATGATCGAAGACATGCGTATCCGCGGGATGGGCGATAAGGCACAGAAGTCGCACATCCGGGCGATCAAGGATTTCGCGGCCTTTCTCGGACGATCACCCGACACGGCGACGCCGGAAGATCTGCGCGCCTATCAGCTGCACATGACGGATAGCGGGGTCACGCCGTCGACGTTCAACGTGCGGATCGTGGCACTGCGGTTCTTCTTCGGCATGACCTGCAGGCGGGAGGAGATGAAGCGTTACATGCAATTCCGCACCGAACCGCGGAAACTGCCGATCGTGTTCAGCGTTGAGGAGGTGTCCGACATCTTGATGGCGGCGCCCGGGCCCGGCCTGAAGTATCGGGCTGCGCTCAGCATCTCGTATGGTGCGGGGCTCCGTGCCGCCGAGGTCTGCAATCTCAAGATCGGCGACATCGACAGCGACCGGATGCTGATCCATGTCGAGCAGGGCAAGGGGCGGAAGGACCGCAAGGTCATGCTGTCCCCGGGCTTGCTGAACCTGCTGCGTGACTGGTGGCGAGAGGCTCACCCCGAGGGCTGGCTGTTCCCGGGCAAGCCGAAGATCAATCCGATCTCGCCTCGGCAGCTGAACCGGGCTTTCACCTCGGCCAAGCACATGGCCGGGATCAGCAAGCCGGCGACGCTGCACACGCTCAGGCACAGCTTTGCGACGCACCTGCTCGAGGCCAACACAGATGTGCGGGTGATCCAGGTCCTGCTTGGCCACGCCAAGCTCACGACAACGGCGCAGTACACGCATGTCGCGACCAAGACGATCCGTGACACCGTCAGCCCCTACGAGATGCTGGCCAAGCTGCAGGATCAGACGGTGAAGCGAAGTCTGGAATGA
- a CDS encoding NAD(P)/FAD-dependent oxidoreductase translates to MCCVARRSTAPKSSAARSCPEWNCRPSGRQLAGSRHYRSVVFTPGTVMLQPAGDMREFAKGLAAEVDIHENAPVTALVRTGSDWRVQTRQGAVTTSRVILATNGHLESFGLAKGRLMQLFLYASMTPELDDDMQARLGGAVRWGITPSNPMGTTVRRIDTPQGGNRIITRTFATLRSGMQASATDLARAIRIQREKFDQRFPQLAGMTPEYQWAGHLCLSLNGVSVMQEPKPGLFSACVQNGLGKTRGTLTGMGAAELACAEESDITRHFTAAAPPTRLPPKPIRDIGGNIVIRWKERMASEE, encoded by the coding sequence TTGTGTTGCGTCGCGCGAAGGTCGACTGCACCGAAATCGTCTGCTGCGCGGAGCTGTCCCGAATGGAATTGTAGACCATCTGGTCGGCAACTGGCCGGTAGTCGGCATTACCGCTCTGTCGTTTTCACACCCGGCACGGTGATGCTGCAACCGGCAGGCGATATGCGGGAGTTTGCCAAGGGCCTCGCGGCTGAGGTCGACATCCACGAAAACGCGCCGGTCACAGCCCTGGTCCGCACGGGATCAGACTGGCGAGTGCAGACCAGGCAAGGCGCGGTGACCACATCACGAGTGATCCTTGCGACCAACGGCCATCTCGAGAGCTTCGGCTTAGCCAAAGGGCGGCTCATGCAGCTCTTTCTTTACGCCTCTATGACGCCTGAGCTGGATGATGATATGCAGGCCCGCTTGGGCGGCGCCGTCAGATGGGGCATCACGCCATCAAATCCGATGGGCACTACCGTACGCCGTATCGACACGCCGCAGGGCGGTAACCGCATCATCACGCGGACCTTCGCAACGCTGCGTTCAGGCATGCAGGCAAGCGCCACCGATCTTGCCCGGGCGATCCGCATCCAGCGCGAAAAGTTCGACCAGCGCTTTCCGCAACTCGCTGGGATGACCCCGGAATACCAATGGGCCGGTCATCTTTGTCTTTCGCTCAACGGCGTGTCCGTTATGCAGGAGCCCAAGCCGGGGCTCTTTTCCGCGTGTGTTCAGAACGGGCTCGGCAAGACGCGCGGGACACTCACGGGCATGGGTGCCGCTGAACTGGCTTGCGCGGAAGAGAGTGACATCACCCGACACTTCACCGCTGCTGCACCGCCGACGCGCTTGCCGCCAAAACCGATCCGAGACATCGGGGGCAATATTGTGATCCGCTGGAAGGAGCGGATGGCTTCTGAGGAGTGA
- a CDS encoding helix-turn-helix domain-containing protein has product MVYNSIRDSSAQQTISVQSTFARRNTKLNAAVRLMRETLETPMRTAELASEVGVSRRQLERLFTNHLGHPPHTYYRKLRMDRAQRLLLQTDMSVLEVALSCGYGSTNHFAQHYRRASGVTPSKQRFRISGLNN; this is encoded by the coding sequence ATGGTCTACAATTCCATTCGGGACAGCTCCGCGCAGCAGACGATTTCGGTGCAGTCGACCTTCGCGCGACGCAACACAAAGCTGAACGCAGCCGTCCGGCTTATGCGTGAGACGCTCGAGACGCCGATGCGCACGGCCGAGCTCGCGTCCGAAGTCGGTGTCTCCAGGCGTCAACTCGAGCGCCTTTTCACCAATCACCTCGGCCATCCACCGCACACATATTATCGCAAGTTGCGAATGGACCGCGCACAGCGCCTGCTTCTTCAGACTGACATGTCGGTACTCGAGGTTGCGCTCTCCTGTGGCTACGGCAGCACGAACCATTTCGCGCAGCACTACAGGCGCGCGTCCGGAGTGACGCCGTCAAAGCAGCGCTTCCGGATTTCAGGGCTAAATAATTAA